AAACTATCCCCAACCTTAAAGTACACCCAATACAAAAGCCCAAAGGATCTTCAATCTTCTTagctataataattaatattaattaaattaaattaaatataatccaaacattaatcatatttattgcattaaattaaatttaaataaaaaaaaaacaaaaataaaaagacaagAAGAACCAGTTTGAATGGGACTTTTTGTGCTATACGCAAGTCTTAATTTTTTTGGATAattcgaagaagaagaagaatcaaCAACAACTTTAACTACCTTTACTCTATTTCTTTCCTTTTGGTAAGTCTTAACTTTCACTAATCATTACACGTTTTTTGTTTTATTCAATGAATCTTTACTTAGATTGGGTCCATTCGCATGATCGACTAGTTTTTGGGGGCGGAATCTTTGTTGCCCACAtgattattttgtgttttgaTGATTTGGGTGTCACTGATTTTTGTGGGATTTCGTTTATTGAAGGTCAATTTGCATGGTTAGATCATAAAGCTTCAGTTTTTATTAAGGTAACTGTATGATTTCAGTGCAAGATTGTTTCTTTTTTGAGTTTAAATATTTAcgtgtgtgtgtgtatatatgttCATCTGggattttgttgattttaatttgATGAAATTgggtttttagtttttaaaggTTGTGAATTTGACTTTGAGCTTTTTGGTTTTATGGTTTTTCTGGGAATAGATTGCTTCTAATTTGGGATGGTTTGAAAGAGGAGAAGGAGATGTGATTGGAGTTTTAGCTTTCTAAGAATATGGATTTGCATAGTAATCCTCAATCTGAATTGGGGAAATTGGAACATATTGTTTCTCAATTTCTTTTGAAGAGTTTGCATATTATTTTGGACTCTAGGATTCCCTCTTTGTGTCGAAATGATCATAGTGGCGATCTTTCGTTGGTATCTCGGGTGAAAAAGAGTGACAAATGGTTCAATTTAATACTAGGAGATCGCCCTCCAGCATTAGAAAATTTGAACTTTTGGCATAGAAATGTGATGGATCCAATGATAATCGACATAATACTTGTTCATGAAGGGCTCAACTCTTCATCTGTGGACAATCTATACACCGGATCAACAGTTGGAACGCCTGTTGAGACGGTTATAGAGAGGTGGGTTGTTCAGTATGAATCTCCTAGGGTGGTAGCTCCTCAAAGTGGTGAAATTTCTGTCTCTTACAAAAAGACTTATCAGAAATCGATAGTACTTCTTCGTGCTCTATGTTCGTTGATGAGACTTTTGCCAGCCCACAAGATCTTTAAACAGCTAACTAGTTCTAGTCAtacttataattttgatattatttacaAAGTTTCTTCTTTTGGGGATCCATTCACTAGACCAGAGGAGAAATTCATGGAAGAATATAGTTTCACGCCTGTGGAGGCTTTCCCTGGTCGTCTTTGTATGTCTGTAACTTACCATTCAAGCCTATCAGATTTTAATCTTGAGCCTTCAACAGCAATGCCACCTAAGATAATTAAGGATTATGTTGGCAGTCCTGCTACTGACCCTATGAGATCTTTCCCTGCTTCGGATAAGGGTGTTCGTGCAACTTCCTTTCCATTGAGAGGAGTTCAATCTTCATCTCCCGTACCAGCTGAACGCCCACACAGTTGGACAAGCGGTTTTCATAGGCCTGGACCCTTTGTTCAAAACCAAACACTTTTCGGATCTCCACCTGCATATCGTCCATCTCCTACATCATCCGATTTTCCATCATCACCTAACGATATGTATCCCAACAGAGTCCATAACCGATTGCTAAGCTATCAAAAGCCAATTAGTTTTGATGAGTATCAGCTTTCACCTCCATTTTCGTCGTCTCCATCTCCATCTCCATCGCCCCCTACATACTTCTACAATGGTAATAATCCTAATTCAATGCAAGGTCGTAGACATTCAGAAACCGCCCCTGTATCTATTCCATCAACAATGACAACCAGAGGTTCTAGATACCTTTCTTCAAATTTTTCCGATCCAAGTAGAAATTCTCTTCCTCCATTATCCCCCAGAAGCACTAGAAACGATAATTCATCGCAGGAGTCTCCATCTGGGATAAGATCATTACGGAGATTAGATCCTTCAAGAGCTGGAGAAACCCCGACTGGAAATTCAAACCATTTCAGTGGCCCGAAGGTAGTTGTGGTCTTTCTAATTTAGCAATTTTCTCTACATTTATAGCATTTCAGTCATTTGTTGTATTGTTGTCTTTGCTGATAACTTTACTTAATTTTCCTTGTAGGCCATAAAAGATAGTAGAGATGATTCAGGGCGGTTTTCAGGACCATTATCTTCCAGCGGCTCACCACGTGTTGGGTTCTCTCCTGGCTCCGGCAGATTGTCTTTTCAGGATGACATGGATGATATTGGCTTCTCATGTCCTTTCGATGTCGATGATTTACCAGATTTTCATCACAGGTACTTAAATTTTGCGAATTACTATGGGCTATGGCTATCAATCGAGTCATTAGCCGTTACAATTTTAGACTTGGTTGGTTCTTTGGGTGCTTGAATAAGCTATCTGGAATTGAAGCATGTCTGTTTTTTGGTTATTTTGCATTAGTACAAATAAACAAGCAAAATGCTATGATGATATTTGATCAAGGGAAAAAAATATCTTAGTACTATTCCACTATCTGAAttgaatttttgatatttagatgATTTTGTGGCATTTTAATTATTCAGACACAAttccttatgaacttttatgTTAGCAAGCTAAAATCTAGACTTCGTTTCCGTGACAATCATTTTAAGTTGTTTAAAATCGGTTTAGACCATACTTTATTTTGTATCTTATATGTTTATTTCTCCCTATTGGTAATTTTCGATTGAGCAGTCAAAATCTTCCTGGCAGAAAACCTTCCGACCCCGCTTCACAATCACTGCCAATGGTTCGAAAATCACAGTCACACGATGCAGCTGTCGGTGTTCTCGTTCACATGCTTAGGAATGCACCTCCCCTGCGTCAAGATTCGAGCTGTTACTCAACGAATTCTTTCAAGGCCGAACCTGATGGAGGAATCACTACTGCTTCAGGCTTCTTTGTGCCCCGAAAGGCAGCTGATGCACTCGAAGAGCTTCGAAGTTATAGAGAAATGAAAGACCTCCTCCTCTCTAAAAGTGGAACTAGGGTGGTTTCTAAAGAAGAAGCATAATAATAAGCCTGTGATTTTGATAATGGGAAAAATTGCATTTGGTTTGGTTACCTAACacaaaaactaagaaaaacTCCATTTTGGAGGGAGGAATTTAAGACTTGTACATATCTTTGACTGTAAATTTGTTATTATCATTTAAACATTTAATGTAATTTCCcacattttatttgttttatgtgtttttaAACTTTGATGCTTAACTGAGTTATTCTTTCATGTGAaaatttttgtaagaaaataaaaaaagttgaaaagaattatatgtgtatgtatgtttATTGCTATTGGTGCGTAGCACTATTATGAACTGTCATTGTCATATCACTATTGGTGCAATTTAATATCGAGTTATACATTTATATCAGTTAAACACTAAAATTAATcgcaaattatatattttttttcctgccAATTTAACCTTTTGGTTTTTTATGTAtagttatttattaataattaaaaagacAATTTTTCCAAACCTAACCATTATGTTTTGGGCAACGTGCTACAATGGCTTAAAGGGTCGAGATCTTGCAAGAGTGtgctaattttgaaaatttgtttgaaaaattatactaaattaATAAGCGACTTTGGTAGCATAGCTTTATAGTTCTTCATTATCTGTATATAGATGAGATTCTACATTTTTAAATCGCGAAATGCTTGGTTTCCATATCGGTTGTAGATCTAACCAACCCCaaaaattttcattttcatttgtaATCGTTTTGTTGTTCTTCATCATTTcaacatttttcttttctttcaaacCATCTTATATACATGTCGTTTGCTGTTTTTTATTGTCGTTTTACTAATTTAGTGTCGTCGTCATGTCATGTTTGTCGTTTGTTCAATCATTCTGTTTTAGCATTTCATTTTCAGAAAGTATTGTCGTTTTTCTCGATTCATGTCGTTTTTATCAGATCTTGTCGTTTTTCTCGGATTATGTCGTTTTCTCATATTATGTCATTTAAGCGCTGTGTCTGAATATTTGATTCTCAACagtcatcttcatcttcatcatcataaTCAAAAGGTTCAATCTTTAACTGAAATTGTATAACAATAAATGCGATGAAGCTGTAAAAGAAGAAGCAATGGATCTCCTCCCATGCCCTTTCTGCCATCTTCGTTTTTCATCTTCAGAACTCGAACggtatttatgtatatatttatatatatattaaagtaaaattccttttatatattatgtatgtaaTGGTGGTTGTACATATGCATTTTCAGGCATGCCAACAATCATTTTCTTGATGACCATGAACAGCAACGATTGGAAAATGATTTGGAGTTGGCCCAACAAATTGCTTTTGCCCCTCCTTCACCTCTTCCTCTGGTAATCTCAAAAAATCAAAAagcttgattttttattttccatGTCTTCAGTTCAATCTTTCAGTtgttcatatttatttattttttgttttgatacTGTTTGTGGAAATGCCAAGTAATCAGTGACCTTCCTATTGAACTGGGTTTTGATAAGTGAATTGCTTGATTAATTTTCAATCCTAAagctttaatcacaaaaatcaaagcttgaatttttatttttatattctttatttctttatttcaaTCTTTCTGTTGTTCATATTTTGGTGTTTTGATACTGTTTGTAGAAATGCCAAGAATCAGTGACCTTCCATTTGAACTGGGTTTTGAtgaaaaagtgaattgcttgatcaattttcaatccaaaagcTTTAATCTCAAAAGTCAAAGcttgcattttttattttttttcttcatgtcTTCAGTTCAATCTTTCTGCTGTTCATATTTTGTGTTTTGATACTGTTTGTAGAATAGCCAAGTAACCAGTGACCTTCCATTTCAATTGGTTTTGATCAATTGCTTGATTAATTCTCAATCCAGAAGCTTTAATCTCAAAAATCaaagcttgaatttttattttctatgtttCATGTCTTTAGATCAATCTTTCTGTTGGTcatatttttttgtgttttgataCTGTTTGTAGAAATCCCAAGTGATAAGTGACCTTCCAATTGAACTGGGCTTTGATGAAAAGGTAAATTGCTTGATTAATTTGCAATCCAGAAGCATATTTCATAAGGTTGAAGGTGGTGGTTTAATGGCATTGTTGAGAAAGTGTTTGGAATCAGAATCCGATAATACTATAAGTGTTTTATCTGGTTATGTTGATCATTTTGAGAGCCTTGAGTGTGAGGATGTTGGTTGGGGATGCGGGTGGCGAAATATTCAGATGTTGAGTTCTCATTTGTTTCATCAAAGACAAGAAGAAGTAAAGGGTGTTTTGTTTGGTGGGAAAGGGTTCATTCCTGATATCCCATCACTCCAAAGATGGCTTGAGATTGCTTGGGAAAAGGGTTTTGATCAGCCTGGATCAGAACATTTTAATGGGAAGATTTATGGTTTGGAAAAATGGATTGGAACTACTGAATGTGCTACCCTTTTAAGATCTTTTGGACTTAGAGCAATGATTGTGGATTTCGGTCCTAAGGAGCTTGAGTCTCTTTATCTAAGTGTACCGGGTTCAAGTACCGAGGTAGAAGGGAAGAGTGAAGGTAATGGAGTTAAGAGGAGAGGGATTCAAGTTTATGGACCAATGGATAGATTTGTAGTGAAAAAGAATCACTGTTCTTCTTCTCAAGCAGATTCTAATGCGCAGGAGAAGTCTTGTTCTTCTAGTgatattactaataaaaatgAGGGTCAGCAggttcttgttgattggatctGGAATTACTTTTCTGACTCGAATAAACCCGGTAATGGTCATGTAATTGTTAGTGAGAAAGCGTAAGTCTTTATCTTTTTGATTGTTTGTCAGTgttttcattagttttcttgaattttgcaTTGTTATGTTCTTTTTAAAAGAAACAACTTTGTGTTAATATGTGAAATATACAAATGAATAGAGATCAGAATTGATCTCAGAGCATCTCCAAAGCCAAAAAACAAACAATTTAACCATTCTCTACTAAGGTCTAGAAAGTATAGTCCCTCAAAACACTTGACCTTTCATTTCCCAATTCGCAACCCAAAATTTAATCTTCTCTCATATCCTTTCTTACAGCCGTTCCTTTCAAGCCATATAGCCCGAAAAGATAGCAAGATGATCACTTGTGCACAATTCAGTCCTTGAAAGAACTATGAAAGCTAGTTTATTAGTGTTATTCAAAAAATTTGGTAAACTCCCCCAATAATGGAATCGCTAAGGTCTAGAAAGTATATCGCCTGAAAGTTAACCTTCTCTCATAGCCTTTCTTACTGTTGTTCCTTTCAAGCCATATGGCCCGAAAAGATAGCAAGAATGGCTGCTGTCCACAATGTTGATGTCCTCCTACCCTCCTTCAATTTACACTCGAACAACTGAGTACAAAATCGAGGCATACACCATTGAATGTCAAACTCTTTGAGCAGCTTAAACCACAGCTTCTGAATTTCGCGCTATTATTTGATTGTGTTCTAACGTTTTGAGAACGATTTTTATGAACAGGCCCTTGTATTTTCAACATGATGGGCATTCAAGAACCATTGTTGGAATTCAAATCAAACATCAACGCAACGGTGTCAAGCAGCACAATCTCTTGATCTTGGACCCGGCTCATGTAATGTCATTGTCACCTATTCATGCAACTTGAAATGtcaacttgtaaatattttatagatGGATTTAAGAGGTGTTTTTCCGACCTGTTTTTGACATTGCGGTTTTTAACTTTGTTTCAATTCTTCTGCTACATTATTACAGAGAACAGCAGCCTTGGAAAAATCTCTTAAACGAAAAGTTGGATGGCAGAGACTTATAAAAAGAGGGGTTCATACACTAAAGAAACCACAGTATCAGGTTTATGATTGATCAAACACTACTTCTGAatgatttattatattttgttaGGACTATTGTTGATGTgattattgttttcttttttcagtTGTGCTATGTTGAACCTGGAGTTGCTACATTGGAAGAAATGGAATTGCTCAAGACAATAAATAGTGTGTTTCTTGAACTCTAAGGTACCATTGCTCGAGTAGCGGTGCTTAAGCTCTCGTTTAATAACATGTGGTTTGCTCTCACAAGATCCCTGAGGTTCGAGTCTCTTGGTATGTACAAATACGAAAATGATCCGGTCAAAGCTTTTAGAGGCGGGAAATTTGACAAAGTAGCTTTATTTTGGTATCGTCTTCTTTTTGTTCATAACGTAATACGAGTTTCTTAATATAACTCATTACCATACTAGTAGCACAAATAATTTGAGTaaatttataaaagtttaatttacattatttatttaactaaaaaaGTTTTTGTTCTtaaattgtatgatatttgatacaATACTCTAGTTTTTTTAGTTTCCAAATAATTATAGCAAatttaaacttatttttttttaaaaaaaaaaagatgaagctCAGTTTGGTCAATTTAAACCGACCACACCGTGAATTAAAATGGTCAGTTTTTTTACGTTTATATAATATTCGGCTAGTTTTcaaattataatcatgaaaattgaaataagaaattcttactttttttttaaaaaaaaaaaaccgaccAAACGATCGTTACTCACCCCTATTCAACATTTTCCATCATGGGCTTAAGAGAAGAAGATGGGCCCAAGCCCATTCTCTACATCCTAAGAAAGGAAGGTCCCAAACTAATGATCGCTATATATATAGTCCTAGGTCAAGGAAATTAGAAATTTACCAAGTTTGGACTTACCCTCATTCCCAACATAATAACTCACtcgacctctctctctctctctctctctcgagcTGCAGGGAGGGCCGAGGAAGTCAAACACGACTTCTACTCCTGGGCTCTAGCCCTAAAAAGAAGgagataagttgaaaaatacctcttttttgtatccattaatcaaaaataccctcatattatttttttttattaaaatatacccactttttTGAGTGGATTGCCTAATATACCCCCACTCTCTACTTAAGTatagcatataatttacataacATAAGAGGTCTAATAgggacatcatctataaaagtgggtatatttaaaaaaaatatgtaaatgaaggtaaaaattaaaacaaataaagtaaaGTGAATATAGAATGTAATTTCCTCAAAAAGAAGGACATATAGCTGACATCTTTCTAATTCGCTACAGCTAAGTATCCAATCACGAAACAACTACTTGGGTACACATAACAACTTGGCGGGACCTCATGGGTCTCAGGATATCTTGCATTGCCTTTCGGGCAAATATCTTACGTGGCATCCCTATGATAAGATCCCACTAAATCTGTGGAATGTCTCATTTGTCTTATCTAAAGGAGAGGTCTGACTAAAAGGTACGATCAACCTAGGAATGAAACGACCACTACTTTGACATTGTCGTTTCTCCATGCACCAAAGACCACACATATACTAACACATAAACTCTCAACAATACATTCAATAGTGTCCCACACCTACCACTTTTGGCATTAGGCCTTAAACCTTAGACCCAATCTCACACAAAATGTTAATACCCCATCAGTGGGCTCAAATTCTAGAAAAACCCTATTGGCCTTGATTAACCCAACTCACTATGCATGGTTGCCTACAAATATAGCATCACCTTCATTATTAAAGGGGATCAAAAATCTTGTATTTACAGAGAGAAAACTCTGTCAAAAATTGTGTAAAAGACACCATTAACAATATACTAATATTAACACATGGATTAAGATTTATTAACACCCCAACCacgtaagaaaaaaaattgtgtttatttatattttacttCTTCTTTAGCTTAATACTTCTTATAATCAGTTTCTAAAAATTTCAACAATaattcttttataaataatctaattttcccatatacttttttttttttaaataaatcgAACACTCTTGTAAgagttttttcttttcatgtgtGAAGttactaataattttattaaaattttcttattagGTACTAGTGGTACCTAATGTTAATAAGAAGTGATGCTTTGTGATTAGTAAACGACTATTGGTAACTTTTAATATTTCTATTACCTACCAATATGTATAGTGTCTTTGGTATGGagagtttaatataatataattaattagattatttgagtaaaaaatacattaaaattctATAACTGTGTTTAACTGTGCatgagaatatttaattaaattatattatttgattGACCATAAAAATGTCATGAATTGTTGtaaaaaatttgtttttaatttaagtattatttttGCGTTATTTTTGTGCtggctttttatttttataatagtcTAGTCCTGTTTGATCTAATATCATTATGTTTTATGGTTCATTAATATCTAATATCGGAAATTTTTAATATAGTTTGTCATattattctcttttcttctaGTTTGAATAATTGAGGTATCTCTACCCAATTTTTATGAGAAAATATTTGGCTAATTGTCATTGATAGGTGCGATCTGTCACATGTTCATTTATGGTGAAAATTTTATACTCTTTACATCATTTTGAATCTCCACAGCTAGTGACTTTTGGATAATTTAGTTGGAGATGATGTAAGGTTTATTGTCCTAGTTATTGCAAATGTCACGCGtgcaataaattttttaaaccttattttctacttattaatttttttaaatttctcaaaattttaccaaatattttaaataattacaacataTACGACTATAAAAACAATatagactaatttttttttaaataccaaaataaataaaagtgtatCGATACATCAATTTGtatattgtagaattttcttactaTCATATCAAACCAATAATTCTATTAAGGATAAATCCAATATGCTTTCTTATCATGATAATTGTGCCACACAACAGTTATACCTTTGTCATCTTTCTAAATTAAGGAAAATTTGGaggaaaattttttaaaaagttcaCTTTGATACAGATTAGTCCTCAATCTCAAAAAATAGCAATAATAGTCCCTAATGTCACATTTTTTAAAAGTCTATTAGTCCTTTTCTTAACGGGTTCATAAATCAAAACTGCATGATATGTTATTGGTTCaaatcataatttttatttttttaaaaataaatagatatattatttaaaaaatcatattaattagttttttcttttcttttttctttgttcTTCTTCGTCTTCGTTGGGGTGTGGCTGGAGATGAAGAAGACGAAGATGGTGAGATCTCAGATGACTAGAGATGGGTGACGTTTCTTAAGCTGCAACGAAGGAGGCTTCGTTGTCGGCGGAGAGGGTGCATTGTGTAGGAGATCGACGAACCTCAAAGGAGAGGTAACTGGGACGAAGCTCACGTTTTTCcctttttctcttctcttttatttttctttatctttttttttttcagtaataatatttagtttttcttaaagaaaaaataataataatttatttagtttttatgatttttaaataatttatttatttatttttaatttttttaaaaatttaaaattataatttggacCAATAGCATGTTAATACATGGCCATTTTGATTTAGTAAACGGATCCATTAAGAAAAGGGCTAACGGACTTACAAAAATAGTGACCTTAATAAGAACTATTACTGTTATTTTTCGAGATTTAAGATTAATTTGCATTAAAGTGaactttttgagattttttatcGCAAACTTCTcctaaattaataaaagttcaCTCATTTCGAAGAGGCCACATGTGTATTCAATCATTTACAATAATTTAATTTctacaaatttatattttattgtatatcCTAGAAAATTTGAGGAATGAAGATAACATACATTAACAACAACATGCAGAAATAAAGTTGaagaattattatatatatctatatgtaTATTTGTAAAGTAAGAAATAATTGAAAGAACTACagttaaatttttagttttggaATCATGTTGAAGATATTATTAAGTAATAGAGGAGATCGAGTTAAAGTTAGTGCACTGCaattattattaagattttCTTTAAAGgagaataaaacaaaatattaggTAATAAAAGAATAAACAAAATCACATTATATTTTGTCATTATGCTTTCTATAGATTCTTATAAAGTGTGATCAAGTGTAGTCAAATAATTGAATTATCTACAtttcaaaactcaaaaaaaaaaaaaaaaaaaaaaggaaaaaaaaaaaacaaaaaacaaaacaaaaagtgcccataattatacttttatattttattggcttgaatatttgattacaaatataatatattttgaaaagaaatTGATTATTACTAATTAACTTAAATGTAAAGATAAGAATCTAACTTTTGTCTAGGGTTTTTTCTTTAGGTTTTGCTTTTGCCGCTTGGTGTCTTCATTCTCCCTCTTCGGCCATGGTTCACCAACTCTTTTTTGGGTTTGGTGTGAGGCCATAGTCGGAAGAATGGTTTGTTCGACCTTTGAGACTGGGTTCAATGGTGGCTATTACCATATgggttgtttttttgtttctaCTATGTCTGCTGGTTAGCAATATCTCTTTGGTTGAGTCGTGTTAATTCTCGAGTGTTGGGTCACGTGTTTTGCCGGATGAGAGACTTTTCTTTTTTGGTGGTCCTAGTTTTGAATTAGTGGTTTCGATGGGTCTTTGGTAGGACCTTATTATGGCTCGTATCTAGGTTTTCGGGATCTCTCAAGCTGTGGTCAATGACGTTTAGGGTGTGGTCGGTGAGACTAGGGTCATTGGTGTGGTCCCAATGGTGATTAGTATTATTGattttttctctcaattttgTCTTGTCTTTCTTTATGTAAGGGTCTtggtgttttatttatttatgataacTACATCCCTGTTTGATCTCCAATCTATTTTGGATTTGGATGAACATGTTATTCTAAGATTTTTACTGGTGTCTTTTAACACCTTATTTTATGATTCTTTGATATTTATTGTTGGGAATTTTGAACATGGTTTGTCATGATTTTCTCCATTATTCTAGTTGGAATAATTGGGGTATTTTACCTAATTTTATTGAAAGATCTTTAGTTGTTTGCCATTGATGATAAGTGTGATCTGTCACTTGTTCATTTAAGGTGAAAATTTAGTATTCTTTGCATTGTTTTGATACTTCACAGTCGGTGACTTTTGGGTCATTTAGTTGGAGATGATGTAAGGTTTATTGTCCTAATTATTGCAAATGACTTGATTAGCCTATATTTTGTTGATGTCGCTCCATGAGCAATATCTGCATGTaatagactatgtctgatttacGAAATTTAATTAcctctaaaaaaattaatatataactttattatattaactttaaaaataatatttagagtCCACATTTTTTTAAAGGGCTTAAGATTACCTTATTATAACACTACTAAAGAATAGGTATTCCTGTCGATTCAAACTTCAATTTTCTTCGAGGACcaacaataataaaattgagtgactattataaataaaaactacTATTAGCCATTGGCATTATAAATCGAACTCTAACTTAATTATAACCTTTCCTTCGATCTTTTATTCTTAACAATTTTGGTTCCAATCATATACTTGTTTAAACAAAACACTACATCAACATTTCAAAATTGgtgtaaaaattaagaaaaaatgcTAAAAAAGACTAACATATCTAACACTTTTTATATGGTattatagtaaaaataaatttgaatattcttcatatttataatatataaaatcaatataataaagttttaataATAGAAAAGAAAATCTTATTAAAGCTTCAACATCataacatacatacatacaattcatcaaataattatattacattgtctctaaaaaataatgtatatattacatatatttatttttatatgaaaaaagaatataaaccatattgaaaaaattggtaattttataatatatagtacAATGCAGTTTAAactgtaattattaaatttaaaaccgCAAATCGTACTGTAGTGTGAAATTTAGCAAAAGTACAAACTACAATTACATTGTAAAAGATTTTAAAACGTATTTTGTATACAGTGTAGTGTAGTGCAGTGCAAACAATTTATTCTGTGTGGGTAGTTTAATGAAcaccacacatatatatatatatttatagggatatgattttgtcccgttattgtactttcacggattgtaatccgtgatgtacgacagtcgtcagatgagggagttatttgatctgacggttgagattgatctaagggtaattagggttaaaatgTAGAAACGTActctgacactcatttaatgtaccctgagacccatctaatgtactaCGGAATACATTttgtgaaagtacatcacgggacaaaatcatatcccatatatatatgattacaTTTCAATTTCATCATCATGCACGTTTTATAAAGTTTCACTCAATGCTTAGTTGGGTGTGACTATGACATGACactttctaataataataataataataataataataattaagggtAGGTATAAATACTGCTTTTAATTAtagattttataaaaattattaattagactctatcttatttaaatcataataaaattaattgtaATCTtgttgtatataaatagagccAAACTATATCTTCCATACATATATTGCAAGAGAGTATTAGAATAACAAATTAAGCAATTAGTcccatatacataaatatatatatataata
This genomic window from Cannabis sativa cultivar Pink pepper isolate KNU-18-1 unplaced genomic scaffold, ASM2916894v1 Contig2, whole genome shotgun sequence contains:
- the LOC133033085 gene encoding autophagy-related protein 13a-like isoform X1; the protein is MDLHSNPQSELGKLEHIVSQFLLKSLHIILDSRIPSLCRNDHSGDLSLVSRVKKSDKWFNLILGDRPPALENLNFWHRNVMDPMIIDIILVHEGLNSSSVDNLYTGSTVGTPVETVIERWVVQYESPRVVAPQSGEISVSYKKTYQKSIVLLRALCSLMRLLPAHKIFKQLTSSSHTYNFDIIYKVSSFGDPFTRPEEKFMEEYSFTPVEAFPGRLCMSVTYHSSLSDFNLEPSTAMPPKIIKDYVGSPATDPMRSFPASDKGVRATSFPLRGVQSSSPVPAERPHSWTSGFHRPGPFVQNQTLFGSPPAYRPSPTSSDFPSSPNDMYPNRVHNRLLSYQKPISFDEYQLSPPFSSSPSPSPSPPTYFYNGNNPNSMQGRRHSETAPVSIPSTMTTRGSRYLSSNFSDPSRNSLPPLSPRSTRNDNSSQESPSGIRSLRRLDPSRAGETPTGNSNHFSGPKAIKDSRDDSGRFSGPLSSSGSPRVGFSPGSGRLSFQDDMDDIGFSCPFDVDDLPDFHHSQNLPGRKPSDPASQSLPMVRKSQSHDAAVGVLVHMLRNAPPLRQDSSCYSTNSFKAEPDGGITTASGFFVPRKAADALEELRSYREMKDLLLSKSGTRVVSKEEA
- the LOC133033085 gene encoding autophagy-related protein 13a-like isoform X2, whose amino-acid sequence is MDLHSNPQSELGKLEHIVSQFLLKSLHIILDSRIPSLCRNDHSGDLSLVSRVKKSDKWFNLILGDRPPALENLNFWHRNVMDPMIIDIILVHEGLNSSSVDNLYTGSTVGTPVETVIERWVVQYESPRVVAPQSGEISVSYKKTYQKSIVLLRALCSLMRLLPAHKIFKQLTSSSHTYNFDIIYKVSSFGDPFTRPEEKFMEEYSFTPVEAFPGRLCMSVTYHSSLSDFNLEPSTAMPPKIIKDYVGSPATDPMRSFPASDKGVRATSFPLRGVQSSSPVPAERPHSWTSGFHRPGPFVQNQTLFGSPPAYRPSPTSSDFPSSPNDMYPNRVHNRLLSYQKPISFDEYQLSPPFSSSPSPSPSPPTYFYNGNNPNSMQGRRHSETAPVSIPSTMTTRGSRYLSSNFSDPSRNSLPPLSPRSTRNDNSSQESPSGIRSLRRLDPSRAGETPTGNSNHFSGPKAIKDSRDDSGRFSGPLSSSGSPRVGFSPGSGRLSFQDDMDDIGFSCPFDVDDLPDFHHRKPSDPASQSLPMVRKSQSHDAAVGVLVHMLRNAPPLRQDSSCYSTNSFKAEPDGGITTASGFFVPRKAADALEELRSYREMKDLLLSKSGTRVVSKEEA
- the LOC133033041 gene encoding uncharacterized protein LOC133033041, whose protein sequence is MDLLPCPFCHLRFSSSELERHANNHFLDDHEQQRLENDLELAQQIAFAPPSPLPLKSQVISDLPIELGFDEKVNCLINLQSRSIFHKVEGGGLMALLRKCLESESDNTISVLSGYVDHFESLECEDVGWGCGWRNIQMLSSHLFHQRQEEVKGVLFGGKGFIPDIPSLQRWLEIAWEKGFDQPGSEHFNGKIYGLEKWIGTTECATLLRSFGLRAMIVDFGPKELESLYLSVPGSSTEVEGKSEGNGVKRRGIQVYGPMDRFVVKKNHCSSSQADSNAQEKSCSSSDITNKNEGQQVLVDWIWNYFSDSNKPGNGHVIVSEKAPLYFQHDGHSRTIVGIQIKHQRNGVKQHNLLILDPAHRTAALEKSLKRKVGWQRLIKRGVHTLKKPQYQLCYVEPGVATLEEMELLKTINSVFLEL